From Pseudomonas hormoni:
GTGTTCGTCCGGCATGAGCGCCGTGCGCGGGAGCCGTTGCTGCCCATGCACCTGTTCGCCAACCGCAACGCGATCCTGTGCTGGTGCACGATTTTCTTCACCAGTTTCCAGGCGATCTCGCTGATTGTGCTGATGCCTTTGCGCTTCCAGAGCGTGACGGGCGCCGGTGCCGACAGTGCCGCGCTGCATCTGTTGCCACTGGCCATGGGTTTGCCGATCGGAGCGTATTTCGCCGGGCGCCGGACCTCGGTGACCGGGCGCTACAAACCGATGATCCTCACCGGTGCCATCCTGATGCCGATCTCGATTCTCGGCATGGCGTTCAGCCCGCCCCAGGCAATGGTGCTCAGCAGTCTGTTCATGGTGCTCAGCGGTATCGCCTCTGGCATGCAATTCCCGACGTCATTGGTCGGGACACAGAATTCAGTGGAACAACGGGACATCGGCGTCGCGACCAGCACCACCAACCTGTTCCGCTCCCTGGGCGGTGCGGTGGGTGTGGCGTTGATGTCGGCGCTGTTGCTGGCGTTGCTGCAAGACTCGAGTTTCGCCCATCTGGCCGGCTCGACGCTGACTGCCGAGGGCAGCTCGGGGAATGTCTTGCTGGACGGATTGAACGCCGCAGCGGGGGATGCGCAAAACGCCTTGCGCGCAGAGCTGCTGCTGACCTTCCGGCATTTGCTGATGGTCAGTGCGACGGTGTCGCTGCTGGGGTTGGCGGCGGCAATTGCCATGCCGAACCAGGTGTTGCGGGGGCGGGAAGACAAGGTTCGGTAGAACGACCGCATAACGGTTTTCGCGGGCAAGCCTTGCTCCTACTAGTACAGTGCAATCCTGTAGGAGCGAGGCTTGCCCGCGAAAGCGTCATCCCATGCGATAGAGAATCAAGGGCTGTAATACCCGACAGCCACCAGAAAATGCCCGACCTTTTTCAGGTACGCATGCTTGTCCTCGACCTTGCCGGTCACCGGGTTTTTCCACCGATATTCGTATTCGCCGTAATCCTGTTTGGCCATCAGCGCCAGAATCGGCTCACCCACCGGCTTGCCTTCTGGGTCCTTGATCTTGCCGAAATCGGTATTGATCAGCCGCAGGTTGGTGCCGTGGGCGACATAACGCTGGGTGTCCAGGTCGACGACGAACACATACAGGTCATCCTGCAAATAACCGCCCTTGAGTGAGTTGATGGCAGTGAGCGTGCCCTTCTCATCCTTGGCCAGGTCAGTTGCCGCTTTGTTCAGCAACGCCATCGCCTGTTCCGCCGACGCCCGTGGCAGGTAATAACCCACTGCCAGAATCCGCTGACCGATCCGTTGGTAGAACACATGCTTGCGCTCGACCTTGCCGTCTGACCAGTTCTGCCAGCGATATTCCGCCTGCTGGATGCCATTGCCTTCCGGTACTTTCAACGCATCCTTGAAGGCTTTCTGCAAATCCGGCCCGAGCACGTCAGACACATCACGCCCGATCAACGCCGAAGACGGCCCGCCGCTGGCGAGCATCACGCCTTTGGTGTCGAGCACAAACACGTAGCGATCCTTGTCGACAAACTCGCCCTGGCGGCTGAAGGCCGCGAATGCCTTGTCACCGTTATCGTGGTAGTAGGCCAGGGCTTTTTCCAGCAAGGCGATGGCGGCCTGGCTGTCATCCTTCTCGGTTCCGGCAGCTTGAGCCTGGCCCAGACACAACAACAGCATCCCGCCCAGCAGGGCCAACCTGTGCAAAAACCCCATTGCGCATCCCTCGTTCTTGTCAGTGTTTCAAGAGCGTAGACGGCTTGGGGATATGTACGAACATTCAGGGAACGGTGTGAGGGTTGGGGAGCTGAGGTTTTTGTGGCGGGGGAGCTCGCTCCCGCCGGCCGATCCGCGTCCGGGCGCAGCAGACGCAAATCAGGCACCACGGATTATCTGAAAATCCGCGGTGGATGGCTTTGGGGCGGCTTCGCCACCCAGTGGGAGCAAGCTCCCTCGCCACAAGTATTCGCGTGCCGGGCTATTGCGCTCGGGTACGCAACTGCTGCTGCAAATTCTGAATCTGCGCCTGCAGGGTGTTGATGTTGCGTGTGACCGAAGCACGGAAAGCGTCGAACTCGGCGGTGTTGGACGAGGCTGGCCCGGCGGCCGGGCGGTTGTCCTGCTCGCTTTTGAGCACGATCATGTCTTGTTCCAGACGCTCGATGGCGGCGCTCGGGTTGCCTTGTTTCTTCAGTGCGACGATGTCGGCGCCGAGGCTTTTCAGCTGTGCGTCGAATTTGTCAGTGTCCGCCGGGGCGCTCTTCAGCGCGGCCAGTTCGCCGCTCAAGGCTTTGACCTGGGCCTGCAATTGCGTGTTGGCGGTCTGGTGCTCGGTGTTCTGGGCGGTGGCTTGCGCCAGGCGCTTGTCCAGATCGGTGGTTTGCGCGGTCATTTGCGCCAGGCGCTTATCCAGGTCTGAGGTCTGGCCGACAACGCCTTGCTGCTGCTTGCTCTGATCCTGGAGCTTGCTTTCCAGCTGCTTGATCTGCAGTTTCAGCGCTTCGCTGTCGCTGGTGACGTTGGTCTGGCTGGCGACGACCTTGCCGGAAATGTCCTGCAAGCGCCCCGCCGCATCCTCACTGATGCGCGCGAAACTTTCCTGGGTCGCCACCAGTTGCTGTTCCATCAGCGATATCTGCTGAAAGCTCCACCAGGCAAGGCCGGCGAACGCAAAAAACAAGGCGCCGACCAGTGCCCACAACGGGCCGGTGCTGGCAGCCTTGACCTTGACCACCGGCGGGGTGCGCGAATGCACGGCGGTGCGGGCGGTGGGCACAAAATCATCGTCGTCGAGGCTGTCGGCACGCAGGCTCGGTACATCGTCGAAGTCGTCGTTGGCATCGTTACGCATGGACATTGAGTCAACCTTTGTGGAACGCGGTGATGGCTTGATGCGGCGAAGTATAAACCTGTCAGCCCCATCGATTGACCCTTGATTCCCGGACTCGGTTCAGTATCGGGACTGCCTGTGTGTCAGCGAATGTCCTGAGCCTTCCACCAGCCGCAGAATTCATCGAGGGCAGTCCAGAGACTGACTTTCGGATCGTAGTCCAGATAATGCCGCGCGCGGCTGATGTCCAGGGTGAAATTTTTGTTCATCACCTGCATGCCCAGGCGCGACAGGGTTGGCTCGGGACGACCCGGCCACAGCTTGCACACGCCCTCGTTGAGCGCCGCCACGGTGTAGGCCAGGCCGTAGGAACGGTAGCGGGTCACTTGTGGGACATCCATCTTGCGCATCACGTAATTGACCACGTCCCACAACGGAATCGGCGTTCCGTTGCTGATGTTGTAGGCCTTGCCCAACGCCGATCCGCCGGCCAGCAAACTGCTGAGCAACGCTTCGTTGAGGTTTTGTACGCTGGTGAAATCGACTTTGTTCAAACCGTTGCCGACGATGGCCAGCCGCCCCTTGCGTTGCATCTTCAGCAGACGCGGGAAGATGCTCATGTCGCCCGCACCGGTCACGAAGCGCGGGCGCAGGGCCAGGGTTTCGAGGCCGAATTCCTGGGCACCGAAGACCTTTTGCTCGGCCAGGTATTTGGTCGCGGCGTAGGGATGTTTGAAGCGCTTGGGGACCTGTTCTTCGGTCAACCCGAGGTGATCGCGGCCATCGAAGTAGATCGACGGCGAGGACAAGTGCACCAGCCGTCGGACACGCTGTTTCAGGCAGGCTTCGACGATGTTTTCGGTGACCTGCACGTTGCCCTGATGAAAGTCCTGATAACGTCCCCACACACCGACAGCCCCGGCGCAATGCACCACGGCTTCGACGTCGGAACACAGGTTGCGCGCCAGTTCCGGGTCGCTCAAGTCGCCCTGAATGAACTCGGCGCCACGGCGTACCAGGTGTTCGACGCTTTCGGCCCGGCGACCGTTGACCCGCACGTCCAGGCCCTGCTCCAGGGCGAAACGCGCAAAGCGTCCGCCGATGAAGCCGCTTGCGCCGGTGACCAGAATCTTCATGTAGTGCTCCGAATATTTCGTTTTGCGTAGTGCGTGAGGTCTTGACGCTGCCGGTCAGTCCCACGGCACCAGCCATTGCTTCGACGAACGCACTAATTGATCGGTCAGCAACCCCAGCAACTGACCGCCATTGCGCCAATGATGCCAGTACAGCGGCACATCGATGGGCTTATCTGGCAAAAGCTCGCGCAAAACCCCGCGCTCAAGTTGCTCGCGCACCTGCAACTCAGGCACCAGCCCCCAGCCGAGACCGGCTTCGGTCAGGCGAATGAAGCCTTCGGATGACG
This genomic window contains:
- a CDS encoding MDR family MFS transporter, whose translation is MTNLNQPETPKPAIRSVLIALMLAIFLGALDQTIVAVSMPAISAQFKDVSLLAWVISGYMVAMTVAVPIYGKLGDLYGRRKLMLFGMGLFTLASFFCGMAQSMEQLVLARIVQGIGAGGMISVSQAIIGDIVPPRERGRYQGYFSSMYAVASVAGPVLGGYMTEYLSWRWVFLINLPLGLGAWLVANRTLVGLPVPQRKPIIDYLGTLLMIIGLTALLLGITQVGQGHSWRSAEVLGLLGCAVVVLAVFVRHERRAREPLLPMHLFANRNAILCWCTIFFTSFQAISLIVLMPLRFQSVTGAGADSAALHLLPLAMGLPIGAYFAGRRTSVTGRYKPMILTGAILMPISILGMAFSPPQAMVLSSLFMVLSGIASGMQFPTSLVGTQNSVEQRDIGVATSTTNLFRSLGGAVGVALMSALLLALLQDSSFAHLAGSTLTAEGSSGNVLLDGLNAAAGDAQNALRAELLLTFRHLLMVSATVSLLGLAAAIAMPNQVLRGREDKVR
- a CDS encoding ATPase, which gives rise to MSMRNDANDDFDDVPSLRADSLDDDDFVPTARTAVHSRTPPVVKVKAASTGPLWALVGALFFAFAGLAWWSFQQISLMEQQLVATQESFARISEDAAGRLQDISGKVVASQTNVTSDSEALKLQIKQLESKLQDQSKQQQGVVGQTSDLDKRLAQMTAQTTDLDKRLAQATAQNTEHQTANTQLQAQVKALSGELAALKSAPADTDKFDAQLKSLGADIVALKKQGNPSAAIERLEQDMIVLKSEQDNRPAAGPASSNTAEFDAFRASVTRNINTLQAQIQNLQQQLRTRAQ
- a CDS encoding NAD-dependent epimerase/dehydratase family protein, whose protein sequence is MKILVTGASGFIGGRFARFALEQGLDVRVNGRRAESVEHLVRRGAEFIQGDLSDPELARNLCSDVEAVVHCAGAVGVWGRYQDFHQGNVQVTENIVEACLKQRVRRLVHLSSPSIYFDGRDHLGLTEEQVPKRFKHPYAATKYLAEQKVFGAQEFGLETLALRPRFVTGAGDMSIFPRLLKMQRKGRLAIVGNGLNKVDFTSVQNLNEALLSSLLAGGSALGKAYNISNGTPIPLWDVVNYVMRKMDVPQVTRYRSYGLAYTVAALNEGVCKLWPGRPEPTLSRLGMQVMNKNFTLDISRARHYLDYDPKVSLWTALDEFCGWWKAQDIR
- a CDS encoding cache domain-containing protein codes for the protein MGFLHRLALLGGMLLLCLGQAQAAGTEKDDSQAAIALLEKALAYYHDNGDKAFAAFSRQGEFVDKDRYVFVLDTKGVMLASGGPSSALIGRDVSDVLGPDLQKAFKDALKVPEGNGIQQAEYRWQNWSDGKVERKHVFYQRIGQRILAVGYYLPRASAEQAMALLNKAATDLAKDEKGTLTAINSLKGGYLQDDLYVFVVDLDTQRYVAHGTNLRLINTDFGKIKDPEGKPVGEPILALMAKQDYGEYEYRWKNPVTGKVEDKHAYLKKVGHFLVAVGYYSP